The Pseudomonas pergaminensis nucleotide sequence TCGGCTACCAAATCTTGCAGGTTGCGCAGGTCGGCAATGATGCGCGGCTTGGCAACCTCATACGGGTCAAGGAAATGCTCGTCGCCGGTAATAAGGAAACCGCGCATGCCGGTCTCCAGGTCGACCGTCAGCTTGGACGACTCATTGAGGTTGTTAATGACCCGGTCGGTGTGCTCCACCCACTGGATCACCGACAGCAGATAGGTGATCAAAACGACGAAAAACACCGCGCTGAGCACGCCCACACCCAAGGGCAATGCCACGTTTCGGCTTAGGAGGTTACGAAAGCTCTTTTCATCGACGGACGACGCGGGAGTCATGGGCATGCCTTGGCCAAATACGGAAAAACCGGGAGTTTGCCCCAAAGTGACAGGCAAAACCATTTTTCTAGAACGGTTTTGTACAGATTCCTACAAAGGAACAGGCTATTCTCTCTGGTCTTTTCTATCGCATTGTTTTTACGGCCAGCGGGAACTTGTCACGAGTGCGCGCTTACTCAAGGAAGAGGCCTGACAGAACGGCCGCGTGTAAATCCTCGCCTTTTTTGGGAATTCCATACTATGTCCGCAGTCACCTCCACCATCCTTGTTGTTGAAGACGACGCCATCGTGCGCATGCTGATCGTCGATGTCCTGGAGGAGTTGGAATTCAGTGTGCTGGAGGCTGCCGACGCAGAAGAAGCGCTGGCAGTGGTGAATAGCACCGAGCAGGTCATCGACCTGATGATGACCGACAATGGCCTGCCAGGCATGGATGGCAAGGAACTGGCAGAGCATGTGCGCAAACTGCGCCCCGCCCTGCCCATCCTGTTTGCCAGTGGCTACGCGGAAATCGACGTGCCTGCCGGCATGCAGGTGATTGCCAAGCCGTTCTCCATCGATCAATTGCGCGACAAAGTCAAATCGATGCTGCCCGACGCCTGAGCCCCGCTGCCGCCCAATCAGGGCGGCCACTTGCGAGCATAGCCTGCCGAGGGGCTGATACCTGCGCTCCACAGGCACCTGAACCTTCGATTCGAAGAACGACACTCACTGGATTCTCATCGGTTTTGGTGCGGGCAACGCCTGGAAAGCCGGCAGTAACCTGTTCAATGCCTCTGTCGAGCTACAGTGGACAGTGGCGAGCCAGGGTGACGGCTCGCCCGAGTTCACGCTGCTCGCAGGGATTAACGTGACGTTCGACAAATAAACCGGTTTACTCGGCGGTTTAATCCCACGCCCTTAAAAAAGATCTCTGGAAGGACGCTACAACATGATTGGAAAACCGACGCGCCTGCTGTTGGCGAGCCTCTCGATTCTCATGAGTACCGGCGCCTGGGCCGATTTCACCGCAACCCCCAGTGAAGCCCGGGCTATCGCCAAGGAAGCCTATTTGTATGGCTACCCGGTGGTGGAGATGTACAAGACGCTCTACACCCAAGCCGTCGACAAGGGCGGGGCCAACTTCAAGGCGCCGTTCAATCACATCGGCAACACTGCCCAGGTGTTCACGCCCAAGGACACCGCCTTCGTCACCCCGAACTCAGACACGCCTTACTCCTTCGTGTGGCTGGACCTGCGCAGCGAGCCCCAGGTGCTGACCTTGCCCAAGATCGAAGACAACCGCTACTACTCGGTGCAGTTGATCGACCTCTATACCCAGAACTTCGCCTACCTGGGCACCCGGAGCACCGGCAACAACGGCGGCCACTACATGATCGCCGGTCCCGACTGGAAGGGTCAGCAGCCGGTGGACATCGACCGTGTGGTGTACAGCGAAAGCAATATCGCCTATGCCCTGTACCGCACGCAGCTGTTTGATGAAAAAGACCTGAACAAGGTCAAGCAGATCCAGAGCGGCTACAAAGTGCAGCCGTTGAGCAGCTACGTGAAGCAACCCGCCCCCGCCAAGCCGCCGAAGATTGAATGGCCCAAGCCTATGGCAACCATGACCGAGGGCCCGCAACTGTTTCGCTACCTGAACTTTATGCTGGCCTTTGCCGCACCGCAGGACAGTGAAAAAGACCTGCTGGCGCGGTTTGCCAAGATCGGGATCGCCCCGGGCGCACCGTTCAAGGTCAAGGAATTGACCGCCGAACAACGCAAGGCCCTGGAAGACGGTATCTCGGATGCCCGCGCCGAGTTCGCCGCATTCAAGAAGGACAAGATTGACACCCACCAGGTCTCCAGCGGTGAGCTGTTCGGCAGCCGCGACCGCCTGAAAAACAACTACCTGTACCGCTACGCCGGCGCCGACATGGGTATTTTCGGCAACTCCACCGACGAAGCGGCTTATCTCGGCTACTTCGTCGACAGCGAAGGCAAGCCCGCCAACGGCGCGCGCCACAGCTACACCGTGCATTTCGCCAAGGACCAGTTGCCAGCCGCCGACGCG carries:
- a CDS encoding response regulator, whose amino-acid sequence is MSAVTSTILVVEDDAIVRMLIVDVLEELEFSVLEAADAEEALAVVNSTEQVIDLMMTDNGLPGMDGKELAEHVRKLRPALPILFASGYAEIDVPAGMQVIAKPFSIDQLRDKVKSMLPDA
- a CDS encoding DUF1254 domain-containing protein; amino-acid sequence: MIGKPTRLLLASLSILMSTGAWADFTATPSEARAIAKEAYLYGYPVVEMYKTLYTQAVDKGGANFKAPFNHIGNTAQVFTPKDTAFVTPNSDTPYSFVWLDLRSEPQVLTLPKIEDNRYYSVQLIDLYTQNFAYLGTRSTGNNGGHYMIAGPDWKGQQPVDIDRVVYSESNIAYALYRTQLFDEKDLNKVKQIQSGYKVQPLSSYVKQPAPAKPPKIEWPKPMATMTEGPQLFRYLNFMLAFAAPQDSEKDLLARFAKIGIAPGAPFKVKELTAEQRKALEDGISDARAEFAAFKKDKIDTHQVSSGELFGSRDRLKNNYLYRYAGADMGIFGNSTDEAAYLGYFVDSEGKPANGARHSYTVHFAKDQLPAADAFWSLTMYDAKTKLLVPNHKKRYLINSRMLSSLKRDADGGLTLALQHHEPPKAEQSNWLPAPPGPFYAVLRIYLPKPEVGNGQWKLPPLTPLK